A region from the Thermoplasmatales archaeon genome encodes:
- the cas6 gene encoding CRISPR-associated endoribonuclease Cas6 — translation MLTSIISIERSDQNSIPFEYNYYLAISVYSKLKLYQEEIKTLHKWNQPGIHTISNIIARSASHRNNGLDISRGFFILRSIDKRMGSYFRLGLSIDPYLRIGSARYIVKSVTDSDGRLRGRGNVGFKTLSPVLIRNFQNKKMFVAKHGEIEENLNQVMKWTLKNQFGIAESNLSDLFIKVTEAHSKTIRISSGPAKESMTRGYDITGNISGDPGVLEVIYHRGLGSKTGLGLGCWEAI, via the coding sequence ATGCTTACTTCTATAATTTCTATAGAACGCTCCGATCAAAATTCCATTCCATTTGAATATAACTATTATCTTGCAATATCTGTATATTCCAAGTTAAAGCTCTACCAAGAGGAGATTAAAACACTGCATAAATGGAACCAACCAGGAATTCACACAATTAGCAATATTATAGCGAGGAGCGCAAGCCACCGTAACAACGGGTTAGATATTTCAAGAGGATTCTTTATCTTGCGATCAATTGATAAGAGGATGGGATCCTATTTCAGGTTAGGCCTTTCAATAGACCCCTATCTGAGGATAGGTAGCGCACGGTACATTGTAAAGAGTGTAACCGATTCTGATGGAAGATTGAGGGGTAGGGGGAACGTAGGATTCAAAACACTTTCACCTGTACTGATCAGGAATTTTCAGAACAAAAAAATGTTTGTTGCGAAACATGGAGAAATAGAAGAAAACCTTAACCAAGTAATGAAATGGACTCTGAAAAATCAGTTCGGAATAGCCGAAAGCAATCTGAGTGACCTTTTCATAAAGGTGACAGAAGCCCATTCAAAGACGATAAGGATATCCAGTGGACCTGCTAAAGAATCTATGACGAGAGGATATGATATTACAGGAAATATTTCTGGAGACCCAGGAGTTCTGGAAGTGATTTATCACAGAGGGCTTGGTTCTAAAACAGGGCTAGGACTGGGATGCTGGGAGGCAATATAG
- a CDS encoding 50S ribosomal protein L15e — MAETITTYSLVRNAWKDLKRSEIYGLHKQRMAEWRNSPSTVRLERPTRVDRARALGYKSKDGYIIVRSRVRRGGSNRPKIMGGRRPRRMAYSKLTRKKSIQWIAEERVADKYPNMEVLNSYYAGEDGKYKYYEIIAVDKAHPAILNDSKISWIAEPQNTGRVYRGLTSAGYKGRGLRTGRKGSSKSRPSIKSNGRLRR, encoded by the coding sequence ATGGCAGAAACTATTACCACGTACAGTTTAGTCAGGAATGCTTGGAAAGATCTCAAGAGATCAGAAATATACGGTTTACACAAACAAAGAATGGCAGAGTGGAGGAACAGTCCTTCCACTGTCAGGCTAGAGAGACCGACAAGAGTTGACAGGGCAAGAGCCCTTGGATACAAGAGCAAGGACGGATACATCATTGTCAGGTCGCGAGTAAGAAGGGGAGGAAGCAACCGTCCCAAGATTATGGGTGGAAGAAGACCGAGAAGAATGGCTTACAGCAAGCTCACGAGGAAGAAAAGCATACAGTGGATTGCTGAAGAAAGAGTTGCTGACAAATACCCGAACATGGAAGTCCTGAACTCATACTATGCAGGAGAGGATGGCAAGTACAAGTATTACGAAATAATTGCAGTTGACAAGGCGCATCCTGCGATTCTTAACGACTCAAAGATATCGTGGATTGCTGAACCCCAGAATACAGGAAGAGTATACAGGGGACTTACCTCCGCTGGTTACAAAGGCAGGGGACTCAGAACCGGAAGAAAGGGCAGTAGCAAGAGCAGACCATCCATCAAATCAAACGGCAGGCTTAGAAGATAA
- the rfcL_1 gene encoding PfuRFC large subunit: MPWIEKYRPKTLADLIVSDETLTQLNKWVESWKEGVPARTTLILHGKPGMGKTSCAYAIANYTGWSVIEMNASDQRNRDSVRKIALMGALYSDITSFTGQQNTTRKIILVDEADNMFESRSTETGGDSGGTAELARVVRETKNPVIITMNDFYEFRRRGQNREIAENAVVIDFSPYKRKNTNDYKQFRLKLMKRIRYILDSEGVNLPQSLINEVMDRDSMDLRSIINDLESFCGGAGGRNQGFDISFRDETESPFNIMISTFKSSSYEEVLETLQSKEDDFSTEDYIMWIDKNLPEEAREFDDLANAFDLVSLADVFIGRVMKKQHYAFKRYSEELVAGVATRIAKRNRSFVKYQFPSYISSMSRMKGSRSSRKSIATKLGRLTHSSTATAMEFMWFFSYISRKDKKGFASIADKLVISEKEEEILKKAGSSRSG; encoded by the coding sequence ATGCCCTGGATAGAGAAGTACAGGCCCAAGACACTGGCTGATCTCATAGTCAGCGATGAGACCCTGACGCAACTCAATAAGTGGGTCGAATCGTGGAAGGAGGGTGTTCCTGCCAGGACAACATTGATTCTACATGGAAAACCCGGCATGGGAAAGACTTCCTGTGCTTATGCTATTGCAAATTACACCGGGTGGAGCGTGATCGAGATGAACGCGTCTGATCAGCGTAACAGGGACAGCGTCAGGAAGATAGCGCTGATGGGGGCCCTCTATTCTGATATAACCAGCTTTACCGGCCAGCAGAACACCACAAGGAAGATCATTCTCGTGGACGAGGCCGACAATATGTTTGAGTCAAGATCCACGGAAACGGGAGGAGACTCCGGTGGCACTGCTGAACTTGCCCGGGTGGTGAGGGAGACCAAGAATCCGGTCATTATCACAATGAATGATTTTTATGAATTCCGCAGGAGAGGACAGAACCGGGAGATAGCTGAGAACGCAGTCGTGATTGACTTCTCCCCGTACAAGAGGAAGAATACTAACGATTACAAGCAGTTCAGGCTTAAGCTTATGAAAAGGATCAGGTACATACTGGACAGCGAAGGGGTGAATCTTCCGCAGTCGCTGATAAATGAAGTGATGGACAGGGATTCCATGGATTTGAGGAGCATAATAAACGACCTCGAATCCTTCTGCGGCGGTGCCGGAGGCCGGAACCAGGGATTTGACATTTCATTCAGGGATGAAACAGAGAGCCCATTCAACATAATGATCTCAACATTCAAGTCAAGCAGTTATGAAGAGGTTCTTGAAACGCTCCAGAGCAAGGAGGATGACTTCAGCACTGAGGATTACATCATGTGGATAGACAAGAACCTGCCGGAAGAGGCAAGGGAATTTGATGACCTGGCAAACGCATTCGACCTGGTCTCGCTTGCCGATGTGTTCATCGGGAGGGTAATGAAGAAACAGCATTACGCTTTCAAGCGGTACTCTGAAGAACTCGTGGCCGGTGTCGCAACAAGGATTGCGAAGCGGAACCGGAGTTTTGTGAAGTACCAGTTCCCCTCCTACATATCGTCCATGTCGAGGATGAAGGGCAGCAGGTCCAGCAGGAAGTCTATTGCAACAAAACTTGGCAGGCTGACTCATTCTAGTACAGCAACGGCAATGGAATTCATGTGGTTCTTTTCGTACATTTCCAGAAAGGATAAGAAGGGCTTCGCCAGCATTGCGGATAAACTGGTTATTTCTGAGAAGGAAGAAGAGATATTGAAAAAAGCAGGATCATCTCGCAGCGGTTAG
- a CDS encoding Polysaccharide biosynthesis protein, translating into MFSRKSSIIVSQNVISAIFGYIGLFFITRFIGVQDFGFLAFGMGFAGTMSLVTDLGFTTANVKTQAEGKDIAENNGTFLAIKLALGLIFVIVTLSALFIWTDVLHRGFESPVEYWVIIALIPYYFFSSLVGFTNSFYSANLSPTRLAMPPLIEAILRNSIFIFLGLAFFYNLPGHDIISGAIALGITYSITYTAYFLISLYIGRPWKIGRPSWNAFRKYRTIALPLAFSAALGTVNGNIDKVIIQFFWQATATAAFYADQKIVLLISSLSSAVSVFFLPMLSRIHTHGTRESFASSVKEYERFISIFILPFVVLFIVYSSEIVNLFSAAFIGYSAILGILAINIYFSITLSPYSSALIARGKSPIIGILSLLSVSANIVLNFILVPPIIFGTRIFSLGVDGAAISTLLVTLANYVILQTMLYRSHGAGFNFYLARQLFPAGAEAAFLVGISLMINVKDILVLLPVSVASILIFVGIALIIKEVSLEEIKIFIRGLNPIGFKKSLEEEMSGKK; encoded by the coding sequence TTGTTCAGCAGGAAATCCTCAATAATTGTATCCCAGAACGTAATAAGTGCCATATTCGGGTATATAGGCCTCTTCTTCATAACCCGGTTCATAGGCGTTCAGGATTTCGGGTTTCTTGCTTTCGGGATGGGCTTTGCCGGTACAATGTCCCTCGTGACTGATCTTGGGTTTACTACCGCGAACGTGAAGACGCAGGCTGAGGGAAAGGATATTGCCGAGAACAACGGCACCTTTCTTGCAATAAAGCTGGCCCTTGGCTTAATATTTGTAATAGTCACTCTTAGCGCACTTTTCATCTGGACGGACGTGCTTCACAGGGGCTTTGAGAGCCCTGTTGAATACTGGGTCATAATTGCCCTCATTCCTTACTATTTCTTCAGCAGCCTCGTAGGATTCACAAACTCATTCTATTCCGCAAACCTTTCCCCGACACGCCTCGCCATGCCACCTCTCATCGAGGCGATACTCCGCAATTCCATATTCATTTTTCTTGGATTGGCATTCTTCTACAATCTCCCGGGGCACGACATAATCAGTGGTGCGATTGCCCTCGGAATAACTTACAGCATAACCTATACGGCGTATTTCCTCATATCTCTATATATCGGGCGGCCATGGAAGATCGGAAGACCAAGCTGGAATGCATTCAGGAAATACAGGACAATTGCATTGCCGCTTGCATTCTCCGCCGCACTCGGCACGGTTAATGGCAACATAGACAAGGTCATCATACAATTCTTCTGGCAGGCGACTGCCACGGCCGCATTTTATGCGGATCAGAAGATTGTGCTTCTCATATCCAGCCTTTCCAGTGCCGTATCTGTCTTCTTCCTTCCCATGCTCTCGAGGATTCACACCCATGGAACCAGGGAAAGCTTTGCATCGTCTGTCAAGGAATATGAACGCTTTATCTCTATTTTCATACTTCCGTTTGTGGTGCTTTTCATTGTGTATTCAAGCGAGATAGTGAACCTTTTCAGTGCAGCCTTCATTGGCTACTCTGCAATTCTTGGAATCCTGGCAATCAACATTTATTTCTCCATCACGCTCTCACCATATTCATCTGCACTCATTGCCAGGGGTAAATCGCCAATCATCGGGATCCTCTCGCTGTTGTCTGTGTCTGCAAATATAGTTCTCAACTTCATTCTCGTTCCTCCTATTATATTCGGAACCAGGATATTCTCACTGGGAGTGGACGGAGCCGCCATAAGCACCCTGTTGGTGACCCTTGCTAATTATGTGATTCTGCAGACAATGCTCTATAGATCTCACGGTGCGGGCTTCAATTTCTATCTCGCGAGGCAGCTGTTCCCGGCTGGAGCCGAAGCGGCTTTCCTTGTTGGCATATCACTTATGATAAACGTCAAGGATATACTCGTTCTCCTGCCTGTCTCCGTGGCATCTATTCTCATATTTGTCGGCATAGCCCTTATCATTAAGGAGGTCTCACTGGAAGAGATAAAAATATTCATCAGGGGATTGAATCCCATTGGCTTCAAGAAATCTCTTGAAGAGGAAATGTCAGGGAAAAAATGA
- a CDS encoding putative acyl-CoA dehydrogenase, producing MDFSFSEDQENLRSSVREFAKKEISPRIREMIKTRKIPDEVFTGLARMNLLGMTASEEFGGLGADAMTTGIAAEEIAKADPTMSIPVLFLVDNAWTYLINKYGTTNLKSELLPKVTKGKAFVGIASTEPNFGSDIGSMTTVARKNGNKYVLEGEKAFISLIRDIKERSGGFVTVAKTDMKKGTGGVSLFFLPYSDQLDISYTEEMGREGSSWGSFRFSGVELTDKYIIGKENGGFKIIHEGFEFARGLISVISAGAALSSINNGVEYMKSRKAFGSEIAKFQGLQFQVADDVAKMETALLMGYKALWTYDQEQKYGKFTRFQVSKQIAIAKLLSTTWAFDAISDALQWQGAYGYSKECPEEWALRGVRSFQLAEGSREIMKMIIARETIGKEFIK from the coding sequence ATGGATTTTTCATTCAGTGAAGATCAGGAAAACCTCAGATCGTCGGTCAGGGAATTTGCAAAGAAAGAAATCTCGCCAAGAATAAGGGAAATGATCAAAACCAGGAAGATACCTGATGAAGTGTTCACAGGCCTTGCCAGGATGAACCTCCTGGGCATGACGGCCTCCGAGGAATTTGGAGGACTTGGAGCCGATGCCATGACTACAGGGATAGCCGCAGAGGAGATCGCAAAGGCAGATCCCACCATGTCCATACCCGTATTATTCCTGGTGGACAATGCCTGGACCTATCTCATAAACAAATACGGAACGACCAATCTGAAGAGCGAGCTTTTGCCAAAAGTTACAAAGGGGAAGGCATTTGTCGGGATAGCCTCAACCGAACCCAACTTTGGATCGGACATTGGTTCGATGACCACTGTTGCGAGAAAAAACGGGAACAAGTATGTGCTTGAGGGTGAGAAAGCCTTTATTTCACTCATCAGGGACATAAAGGAAAGGTCTGGAGGATTCGTTACAGTAGCCAAGACGGATATGAAGAAAGGAACTGGCGGAGTGTCGCTCTTTTTCCTTCCATACAGCGATCAGCTGGATATCTCGTATACTGAGGAAATGGGAAGGGAAGGATCTTCCTGGGGCAGTTTCAGATTCTCTGGCGTGGAGCTTACTGACAAATACATCATTGGGAAGGAAAATGGAGGGTTCAAGATAATACATGAGGGTTTTGAATTCGCAAGAGGCCTAATATCTGTCATAAGCGCAGGTGCTGCACTTTCCTCCATCAACAACGGCGTAGAATACATGAAATCGAGAAAAGCTTTCGGAAGTGAGATTGCAAAATTCCAGGGACTGCAGTTTCAGGTAGCAGATGACGTTGCAAAGATGGAAACCGCACTGCTGATGGGATACAAGGCGCTGTGGACATATGACCAGGAGCAGAAATACGGAAAATTCACCAGGTTTCAGGTGAGCAAGCAGATCGCCATAGCAAAACTCCTTTCTACAACCTGGGCTTTCGACGCAATCAGCGATGCACTGCAATGGCAGGGTGCTTATGGTTACTCAAAAGAGTGCCCGGAGGAATGGGCTCTTAGAGGCGTTCGATCCTTCCAGCTGGCCGAAGGTTCAAGGGAAATAATGAAGATGATAATAGCGAGGGAAACCATCGGGAAGGAATTCATCAAATAA
- the malK_9 gene encoding Trehalose/maltose import ATP-binding protein MalK — protein MNWIIAREISKTYGNVFALREISVEVPQGITVLYGENGSGKSTFISILEGLTRPTSGSAQILGFDVIKDYLDLQKSVAFMPEKPVNFGSGMVLDFIYWYCEITGADPNVVFDFLERADISYVAPYNFRNLSTGESKLLSVVLCLSLNRKFYVMDEPNSNADFDRREKILELIGEIHHERGASFLITTHLLDEVLSLSDYIAFIHGGVLKGITKTKDIFSDNRNYNIEIRGKGLSKLGKSGDNIVGIPTPGRIVMKNFSFVDVLELLQKEAVDEVFSVSIIPTFKNE, from the coding sequence ATGAACTGGATAATAGCAAGAGAAATTTCTAAGACATACGGTAATGTATTTGCACTCAGGGAAATAAGTGTGGAGGTTCCTCAGGGCATTACTGTACTATATGGTGAAAATGGATCCGGGAAAAGCACCTTCATTTCCATACTGGAAGGACTTACGAGACCAACGTCGGGTTCGGCGCAAATACTGGGGTTTGACGTTATCAAGGATTATCTTGATCTGCAGAAATCAGTTGCGTTCATGCCCGAGAAACCCGTGAATTTTGGGAGCGGGATGGTATTAGATTTCATATACTGGTACTGTGAGATTACGGGCGCTGACCCAAACGTCGTATTCGATTTCCTGGAAAGGGCCGATATAAGCTATGTCGCCCCTTACAATTTTCGAAATCTGAGTACTGGAGAGTCTAAGTTACTTTCTGTTGTACTATGTCTTTCTCTAAACAGGAAATTTTACGTAATGGACGAACCAAACTCTAATGCGGACTTTGATCGTCGCGAAAAAATTCTTGAACTTATAGGTGAAATACACCACGAGCGTGGAGCAAGTTTTTTAATCACTACACATTTATTGGATGAGGTTCTGTCACTCTCAGACTATATCGCGTTCATACATGGTGGAGTATTAAAAGGGATTACGAAAACAAAGGATATTTTCTCGGATAATAGGAACTACAACATCGAGATCAGGGGTAAGGGACTCTCTAAACTTGGGAAAAGTGGTGATAACATAGTGGGCATACCAACCCCTGGTAGGATCGTTATGAAAAATTTCTCATTCGTGGATGTTCTTGAACTATTGCAGAAGGAGGCTGTCGATGAAGTCTTCAGCGTGTCAATCATACCCACCTTTAAAAATGAATAG